The DNA region tcattaccACTCATATTCTCATGATGTCTTTTCAGTAGGTGGTTCgtgacgttcttttgagatgaattataaaaataactatctcgattgttttcaaaaccacggccgcgaCCACGACCTCGAACTCGAcatcgaccaaaaccttgtctctgaatttgattttggttttcaggtttaaatttattttcatttacaacatttacttctggaatgTTGTTGAtacagtgggtcgggactgatgatttctcattagcagctcATTGTTCTTTTCCGCTACAAGAAGACAgacgataagttcagaatatttCGCGAATCCACGCACtttatattgttgctgtagagttatatttgatgcgtgaaaagtgAAAAATGTTTTCTCAAGCATTTTCGATTccgtaacctcatgtccacaaaaatttaattgcgagattattctatacatcgtcGAATTGTAAACACTGACtatcttaaaatcttggaatcttaacatatttcattcatcacgggcagtcggaagtataacttcccttatatgttcaaatcgtTTTTTTAATCATTTCCACAGAGCCATGTGATCTTTTTCAATGAGGTATTCACATTTTGAACATTCAtcaagatgtcgacgcaaaaatattatagcttttgttttttcttgtgatgaagagataccattttctttaatggtctcgcttagaccaaatgactcaagatgcatttctacatcaagagtacatggcatataattttttctgtaatgtcgagcgcaacaaattcgagctttgtcaaacttgacatggtggtactagaaaaataacaatacattttattagttaagttctattaatatgacaatagaaagtaacagataaattataaatacaagcattcttaaaaataaagagaaaaaaacgaggcggatattctccgataaatacaagactagtgaatataataaccaaaataattatacaaaatatcTTTGAAAGAGTCATCTTCTTCTTTTTCGAAAGTTTTGATGGAGAAAATTTTTAGGGAGGAATAATAagtttggagtgattgaatgtgtttgtgaagtCATATTTATATGGTAAAAACTAGTTGTTTATGACCGttacaaaattatttaaaaaataaatgtatgtatatgtaaattttatgataataatatgatgtatataatgttaatcattttaaaataattatgtatatcatatcacaatattataatgaggtgtcagggactccttttatataatattgtgacattatacaaatatacataattattatataacgcaataaaaatatataaatagtgaaataatcatatcacgttattataatgagtTGTCATAGgctccttttatataataacatgatattattcaaatatatatataataaataaacagtaacacaataaaattatataagcggtgtaataatataatcacatcacgttattataatgaggtgtcataaactccttttatataataacatgatattatacattaaatatatataaaataaataaacagtaaagtAAATACTCTTACTTTTGTATTGTTACCTTTTCCtgtgttttggagcttggaaaaatatggagaacCGAACCTTCGAgtatcgtgctgataacgtgtcaaaagtaaaaatctcaaactctcaaaaatATTAAACTATACACTTTATAAacttttctctctactcaattgtgattttcttcataaattgagagacctatttatagaatttttttggaaataatccaaatataaattcatcatcacacactaattttcaatatttacaactcttattttcatcaAATATATCATCTATTATTTTTCAACGAAATAATATTAATTGGCCATCTTCATTATTGCATACCTACCTTTTAATTTCTGATGATATTCCaattaagaaaatataatttcacACGTAATGACAAAAATATGGAATGGTTGGACAGTATTAACTTTATCCAATCCCTTCAGCCCCACTTTTCCTTCCCCAATTAATTTTCAGGTAAGTCCCACAATTTCACATtccaaattaaaatcaaatttatagaataattgttattattatcGTTGACTGAATGGCGGATTGGGGACCAGTTTTTGTGGCCGTGATGCTGTTCGTTTTGCTATCGCCAGGGCTACTTTTCCAGATTCCAGGCCACCGCCGATGGGTTGAGTTCGGGAACCTCCAGACTAGTGGCGCCGCCGTCGTGGTTCACGCCTTGTTTTATTTTGCTCTCGTTTGTGTTTTTGTGCTGGGCATTAAAATTCATTTGTACCTTGCCTAAAttctaaaattaataataataataataaaagggGATAATATTTCGTCTTTCATTTGATTGTCTATCTTTTGCaaatattttgttgtatatttttttaaataataataacaataatattatattcaaaATCTTTTAAGTTGGGTTTCATATAATTATCATAGTATCTAGTGAATAGGAATGACAACTTTCTCCACGGATTTAGAGCTCTGCAGGGAAAAGCAGAAACGGAGATGTGGATCTccgattttttcgggttcggggatttaaaaaaatactcGATGTAATTCGGGGCGGGTATGAAATTACTATCCCCATCCCCGAACCCGctccgaaaataatatcaataataaaataatagtattattaatattaataatataataataatattatttttaaaaatattaataatcttattattattaatactgatattgatattaatattaatattatctctaataataatatataataataagttttgatttGGGAAAATCTCTGAATTCATCATCGTCTtaccatattaatatttttgaaacggggaTGGGGGCGGGGATGGGAAGTTGATCCCcgaagtttcgggtttggggattccccgaacccgaaaaaacgGGGATTGGGGCGGGTATGGGGATGGGGATGAAATTCGGGGATGGGGATGGCAAACCCGCCCCCGTCCCGACCCATTGCCATCCCTACTGTGAAGAAGAGAGTGAATATAATTTTCAGAGGTGATGGGCCTTGAATTTTCTTTGCTGATCCAGCCCAAAATTCTAGGCCCAATCATTTCAGCCCAAAATTAGTTCTTACGAGGCTCCGATGAGTTCATTTATGGGGCAATGTTTCGTAACCGCTGGATCACATTAAAATAGCGGTTCAACCGTATCATTGGACTgttaaatcatataaataataatataatataataaactcCAAAACCGAGATATTGTCGGtggaataaatatatttaataataaatatacatatTTCTATTGAGCTGGAGAGACGTTTATTACACATAAATTttaggtaaaaatttgtgtgagacggtcttacaggtcatattttgtaagacggatctcttatttggatcatccatgaaaaaatattactttttatgataagagtattactttttattgtgaatatcggtagggttgatccgtctcatagataaagtttcgtgagaccgtctcaataGAGATCTtctctaaattttaaaaaacgagaatgaaaaataataatattttaagttaagaagaTAAGAGGAGACAACGCCAATTCAATATGATTTTGTTAGGTACAGTTTAATATTATTTCAGGGCATATAATTAAATACTATGTACAACTAGTATATAATGAATAACTGTTTAAAGTACATGGGCGAAAACGGATTGCTTGTtccgaaatatatatataataataatgtaTTAAACCTCTTATAATAActattttaatcatttaatggataaaattattatgaaaatttattttaataatttgtttatcaaaatcaaaaaattaaaatttaaaaaattaattgataaGGTTAGAAATCTATTCACGTGACACGAActgctaatatatatataaccaataaataaataaattaactttAATATATTCCTTGCTAACTTAATCACACGATTAAAATATAAGGTTTTTTTAATCTtgatcaattatttattttgaagaaaattagAATGCATTTATAAAGTTGtttgtattttgtgatacggatctcttattgagtcaaaaaagtattactttatatgctaatagtattactttttattgtgaatatcggtagggttgacccagctcatagataaatattcgtgagaccgtcttacaaaagacctactcttctAGTTTTGATTCCTATCtggtgtttttttttattatttcactttttttattattattctattTCTGGTTTATTAGATTGAATGTTTTGCATTTGCTGTCTCTGATTTTTAACTTCGGAAAATAAAAGAAGTcatatttattgttttatactacaTTCTGACTTAATATGCAAGATTTCAAATACTTTCGAAAATTTATACATATCACCATTAGAATAAATATAAAGAAATCCCCAAAATTAACCACACTGAATTTGgtcaattgaatttttttaaattaaaaaaaaaagaagaagaaaaagattgGTTTCATTGTGCTTTTAGAAGCTCTGACAACATCAACGGCATGGCAGATAGTATCTCTGCCAGGAAGGAAAGAAATAACGCAACCTGATCAAACAATTTCTAAAAATGTAGTGTTATTTTAAAACTCAGTTGATCATAACGTGGGTAGTTCCCAATAGTCTTAGAAACGAGAAATCATACAGTTCGGTTTTGCTACTATGAAAAACCAAAGAGTTACAAAATACATTGACATCCCAGCTCTGGAGAACACGAGCTAGATAATATAGAATAAGATGATGAACCCAAGCACCACTTCAGTCTTCAAACAATCTATATCATATATATAGAGAAGAATATCCACAGATTTCTGCTGCTGCTGGAACCGTAAATTCGAATCGCACAATACGAATGTCGTTGCTAAATTGTGTGCCCCCCAACGCCGCAAGTGTATGTTATTATCCAGCTATACGAGTCCTCATAAAAGCTTCCACGCTGCAACAAGGTAAAAATAACCAGTTATCTCACCGTGTTCAAACATCATTCTAACACAAACTACAGGGTCAACTTAGAGCAGCTCTAGAAGTTTTTGATCTTATGTACGGTTATCCAAATGTCAACATTTCCTACAACTTGAGGTGATGATATTACAACTCTGATGCTCAGTGAATAACGCAGGTATAGATTAGTTTTCCGTAACAGAAGCAAGCAATGTGAAAAGATCAAGAAAGAAAGCCCTTTCCGACCATGCAAAAACAATGAATGTAAAGATATCCCTAGATACTGATGATTGCTGATACACAACCTAAGATCTCCTGGCTTATTGTCATCAAATGTAATATGCGCCGGTCAGTTGGTTTTTTCCCCTGACCGGAAGTATGGAACCTCTATTCCTGCAACTTATCCGGGGTCTAACTAGGTAGAATACATTCTGGAGGATGTTTCTTTTAAGGGATACAGAGTTTTTTGTCACTGGAACCATCAAACATTTATTTCATATTTCAACATTCAAACCAATTGTTTACAAGTTACAAGCTAGGGAAGTGCAAATGAAATGCCTGAGCTAGGATTATTCCTAAAACGAACCTTCTTCAGTTCATCACCATCCGGTTGAAAGCTAAAAATTTTTTCCCGGGAAGACAAAATAATATTGCCAAAAAAGTCCAGCAAAGAGGTAAATTTATGCCTCCAAAGAATGTCGAAAACAATCAAACCAACCCAATCCTGTTGATTTACCATCAGAATCACCCAATCCAATTTCACTAAAAGAAacaacaagaaagcaaaaaacaAATCCCAACAACCCCCACAAAAAGTATGTTATTAAAGTTGCGATGTTTCCGTTCTTAACACAGATTATTGACGCGAGTTCCTTCCAATTATTGAAAGAAAAAGTCAGAAACAGAATCAGTAATCACCAAGAAATCTCCAGTGAAATTACTTGCAAAAAATATCAAGAAGAAAATTATTCTTACAAGGGACATCTTTCGACGGAGAAGAGGGGCCAGAATTGTTACATAAAATTGCTCTCCCAATCATCGAAATACTCGAAACAATCCCCACAAAGTAGAGAAACATCACCAAGCCAATTATCCAAGGCACCAACATGAATCCAATGAAAAAAGTGACCGATCCGCACAGCATCAGAGCCAAAGAAATCCCAAGAAGCAAAGAGGCAAATCCAGCCGGAGTTATCTGCTCAAGAGACGTCTCCGCCCTCCTCCGGTGATGGATCGCCGGGGTTTGATCCGAAAATCCCACAGGCGACGGCGGGGATCGCATCATATTCATAACTAAAGCTGATAACTCATAGAGAATCTTGGAATTGTGATCTGTTTGAGTTTGCGTGTTCCCTCTCCTCATAGTCGCAGCTTATTCTTTCAAAAGGATAGATTTTGTagattttaattatcaaaatttgCTGATTTGAGGTGGGAAATTAGTGCGAAAATCGAGGTAAATGGATAAACTTGGGTATTATGAAACGGATCAGATTAATGATATTAATGAGAAATTTGTGTGCTCTTTCTTCCGACTACAACTGGGAGATCATCAAGAAAGGCATGATATGATAAAATGATCACAGAATATGAAGAGGTTGATTGATCTGCGATGTAAGAACAAGCTGGAGTTCTTCAATGGCAGATTTTTTtatagaaaataatattttgtattattattatttttctcaaTGGTCactgttcgttttctttcacGTTAAAGTTTTGTTGACTTTTAAAATCCGTTGCTTTTGAAAAAAGAAATTGGGAACCTACGCTACGCTACGCACTTAATTATAACAGATGAGACTATTGTGTATTTTGTCAGAGTAAGTATCCAACGAATAAATTTTTGCCTTCAATTTTATTGAATTTcatgtaaaaataatttttattttattaatattttatggttttatataattatcatgacatttactttatctgcATATGTATGCAAGCTGTATAGATAAAGTACTTGAATATCTATATGTATCATAAGTCTGTCTCGCAACGTAATATCATTAAACTCATTAGAAAGTACGAGTaaattctaaacaggttcctattTGAATCAAACgcctaaaataaaaataaaagtcgtttgagtttgagactagcatctgtgatgtaaacgaCATGTTTCAATGGTAAGATAATGGAGATGTTCATTTATACAGATGAATGATCATATGATGTTGTACTTGACAATCCtccctcggactgtccaagtggttatcacttatcgagtgaaatagtcagtggttatgattgtaaATAATTAGTCCTTAGACCCGAGACAAAATAGAAGTTCtgcgtactagcatgcactttgatcagTTTAATGAGTCTATTGATAGTactc from Primulina tabacum isolate GXHZ01 chromosome 14, ASM2559414v2, whole genome shotgun sequence includes:
- the LOC142525320 gene encoding uncharacterized protein LOC142525320, with translation MADWGPVFVAVMLFVLLSPGLLFQIPGHRRWVEFGNLQTSGAAVVVHALFYFALVCVFVLGIKIHLYLA